TGAAGTAGGGTAACACCACCGCCACCAGCAGGAAGGTACGCAGGGCCGTTCCGCCGGTTGTGAGGGCGTAAGCGACTGGATAGCCGAGCACGAACGACAGCGCCGTCACCGAAGCGCTGATCTGCAACGTGTTACGCAACACGGTGACATAGGCAGCGTTGTCGGCGATACGCAGGAAATTTCCGAGCGTCCAGTTTGGCATCCCAAATGAAAGCAACAGAAGCTCCGCAACTGGAACGACAAAGAGCGCCACGAGGAAGATACCCCCGGGCAGCAATAGCCAAGCCCAACGTGTAGGCCCGGCCAAGGAAGCACGTCGCAAGGGCTCCGAAGGTCCGGCAGCATTTACCGCGATTACTGTCCCCGCCATCCTGGCCACCACTCCCCTGGTTGTTATCTGATCTCGCACCGACCTTGGGTGCCGAGCAACTGCGTATTCTGAAGCGTGGAAATGCTCGGTTCATCGCCGCTGCGCGGCGATCGAGATCGATTCTCCACTTTGTGACGACACTTAGGTCTCTTGAACCAACATTGCGTTCTCCCTCCTGACGAAGTCACACAATGCTGCCAGATTGACGTAAGATTTCAGAGCGTTAATTCACGCCAGAACGCCGGATTTATGCACACAAACGCACTTTTGCGCCGTTTTACGCGCGCCTGCAGCAAAGAGCGTCGATAGATCGGCAGCATACCACCGATCAATAGCGCCGATCCCGAGGCAACGCCCTGCACTCTCCGTACCAGCCGACTTCAAGAGCGCCTGCCGGTCTGCGAGAAGGCGATGCCAGCTCGAACCCCTCCACCGACCTCGCCCAGGGCCCGCCGCCGATTGCTCCCCTGCCAGGGCATCTGCCGGCGCCGCCGCGGGGACGCGTCATCTTGCTCGCGACCGGCAAAGGTGGCCCGCAATGGTCGCCGGCGCCGAGCGGCATTATCTCGACGCGATCGGCCTTGCCGCCGATCGCCTGCTCGGAACGGCGGCGACGTGTCACGGTCATGGCTGCGCGACGCGCCAGATCAAGGTGATCAAGGACTGCCATCCGGTGCCGGAGGATGCCCGTCTCGAGGCCGCGGCGACAGCGTTCGAGCTTGCCCGGGCGGCGACCGCCGACGATCTCGTCCCTGGTGCTTAACGACCAGAATGTAACGGACAATGCAGTGGAACGTCTTGTCTTTCATTTCTCGCCGTTTTCCAAAGGCAGACGTGCGGATCCCCTCACTACCAACTCGCCGCCGACGACAAGACGACGCGCTGGCTGATTAGGCCGCTCTGGAGATCGGAAATCATTCCCACAGTCGCCGTTACCATTGGTACAAGCGGTTGTGAGAATGACGTTAGATCAAAACTTTTCCAACGAGCGGGGCCAGCATCATCGAACCCTACGACGGATAAGTCGTCAGGAATTCGCAAACCAAACTCGTGTCGCACCACCTCGATGCACGGGAGCGCCATGTGATCGTTGGCACAAAAGATTGCGTCAGGCCGGTTCTTTTGCTGCAGTAAAGCTCGTGTTGCTCCCGCAGCCTCCATTTGGTTGTAGTGACCGACCGCTCGTTGCAACCCCGTATACCCGGCCCGCTCAAGAGCCGATCGGAAACCGCGCTCGCGATCTCGGCTCGTTGAGGACTCCTCAAGGCCCGCAATAAAAAAAGCTAGACGTTTGTGATTTCCCGCCAAGAGGAAGGACGCTATCGCCGCACCGCCACGCTCATTATCACCCGTAACGCTCGACATGTTGGCATCGTCTGTCGTTCTGTTGAACAGCACAATCGGAACACCGGCGCGTCTGCACTCGCGCGCAAGCTTAGAGGACAACATAGTCGATGCAAGTATAACTCCATCGACCTGATAGCGCATCACATTCTCGAACATGGGATCCGCTGTAGAGCCGTGTGCTGCGGTGAAAAGCAAGATTTGATAGCCGCGCGCCTGTAGTTGATTGGACAGCGCTTCTAGAACGTCAGGATGGAATGGGTTGTCGAGATAAGAGATTGTGACCTTGCCCCCAAGTTTTATCCGGTCCAGAGTTCGCCCCGGCTGTTGGATTTGCCCGGTTGGGCGGTGGTAGCGACGGGAGCTGGCGCGGAGCCCTCGGCATAGCGCAGCGCCAGATCCCGGCGCGGATGGCAGGTGAAGGCGAACTCGGACGGCGTCTTCCATCCGAGCCGCGAGTGTGGTCGTGCGTCGTTGTCATCGGTCCGCCAGCATCGGAGCGCGACGCGGGCCTGGGCCAGCGACGTGAACAGCGTCTCGTTCAACAATTCATCCCGCAGCCGGCCATTGAAGCTCTCGATAAAGGCATTCTGCATGGGCTTGCCCGGCGCAATGTAATGCCATGCGACGCGGTTCTGATCGGCCCATGTCAGGATGGGTTTGCCGGTGAACTCGCTGCCGTTGTCGCTGACCACCATCTTCGGCTTGCCACGCTCGATCACAAGCCGGTCCAGTTCCCGCGCCACCCGGGTGCCGGAGAGCGAGGTGTCGGCCACCAGTGCCAGGCACTCGCGCGTGCAGTCATCGACGACGGTCAGGATGCGGAAGCGGCGGCCGTCGGTGAGCTGATCCGACACGAAGTCGAGCGACCAGCGGTCGTTCGGCGCCATCGACACCGTCATCGGCGCCCGAGTCCCGATCGCCCGCTTGTGACCGCCGCGGCGGCGCACCGCAAGCTTCTCTTCCCGGTAGAGCCGGAACAGCTTCCTGTGGTTGATCACATAGCCCTCCCGCTTGAGGAGAACGTGCAGGCGCCGATAGCCGAAGCGACGGCGCTCCTGGGCGATCGCCCTCATGCGCTGGCGAACGCCGGCTTCGTCCGCCCGGGTCGTCTGGTATCTCACAGTCATGCGGCAGCAGCCGATGGCTTTACACGCCCGCCGTTCACTCATCCCGAAGGCGCCTCGGAGATGGGCGACAGCTTTCCGCTCGGCTGCGGGCGTCACCATTCCTTTCCCACGAGGTCCTTCAACGCCGCATTGTCCAGCATGGCGTCGGCCAGCAGCCGTTTCAGCCGCGTGTTCTCGTCCTCCAGCGTCTTCAGCCGCTTGGCCTCCGACACCGCCATCCCACCGAACTTGGCCTTCCATTTGTAGATGCTGGCGTCGCTGACACCATGCTTGCGGCAAAGATCGGCGACCGACACGCCGGCCTCATGCTCCTTCAAAATCCCGATGATCTGCTTCCGAAAAGCGGCTGCGCTTCATGCTCTGGTCCTTGTCGTGGGCCAGAACGAACTTCAAACTGGATTAAGCCCGAGGGTAAGGTCAATTGCGACCGCAATAATGCGGGAGCGACGCTGATCAACGAACGCGCAATGGCGTTTGGGCGATAGCTCAGTTTACGCGCGGCCTTCATGACGCGATCGCGAACTTCCGCGGAAATGCTGGCACCGGGAGTAAAGGCGCGACTTACGGCGGACTGTGATGTCCGCGCCTCTCGCGCGACATCTGTCGCCGTTACCCGACGATACTCGCCGCTTTCGTACTTCATTCTGCGGTCCACCCCCCGTCGATCAGGAGTGCCGAGCCCGCCATCATCGACGAAGCATCGCTAGCCAGAAAAACAATAGCGCCGCAAATATCCTCAAGTTGGGCAAGACGGCCAAGCTTAATTTTTTTGGAGCACTGCATCGCGAAATGATGCGCTCTCAAGAAAAGGCTTCGTCATGGGCGTTTCAACGAACGTCGGACAGAGCGTGTTAACGCGGATGTTGTATGGCGCAAGCTCGATGGCCATTCCTTTGAAAAGCCCTCCATGGCAACTTTGAGGCACAGTAGACGGAACGATTCGGCGATCCGACGTATTCCATTTGCGAGGATACGTTAATGATCGATCCAGGTCGCTTCGATGCTACCAATCGCCTCGCAACTGCTTGTGCGACAAAATAGGCGGCGCGTACGTTCAACCCCATAACATGATCGAAATCATCGACTGACACATCGAGCGAAGCGCAGGGCCGATTGGTTCCCGCATTATTGACTAATATTTCAAAGGGCTCGGCTTTTCCGAGGGCGGTTTGCATAGCCACCAGATCACTAACGTCGAGTGGCAAACATCAGCTTGCTCGCCCCGAGCCCGAATGGCGGCAGCGACGGCATCGATGTCACTTTTGCTCCTCGCTGCCAGCGTTACGGCGGCGCCTGCACTTGCGGCCGCAAGCCCTAAACCTCGCCCTGCACCGGTCACCAGCGCGCGTCGTCCGTCAAGCCTAAAGGAGG
This Bradyrhizobium sp. CCBAU 53421 DNA region includes the following protein-coding sequences:
- a CDS encoding substrate-binding domain-containing protein is translated as MPSAPGSGAALCRGLRASSRRYHRPTGQIQQPGRTLDRIKLGGKVTISYLDNPFHPDVLEALSNQLQARGYQILLFTAAHGSTADPMFENVMRYQVDGVILASTMLSSKLARECRRAGVPIVLFNRTTDDANMSSVTGDNERGGAAIASFLLAGNHKRLAFFIAGLEESSTSRDRERGFRSALERAGYTGLQRAVGHYNQMEAAGATRALLQQKNRPDAIFCANDHMALPCIEVVRHEFGLRIPDDLSVVGFDDAGPARWKSFDLTSFSQPLVPMVTATVGMISDLQSGLISQRVVLSSAASW
- a CDS encoding SDR family oxidoreductase — translated: MQCSKKIKLGRLAQLEDICGAIVFLASDASSMMAGSALLIDGGWTAE
- a CDS encoding DUF4147 domain-containing protein: MVAGAERHYLDAIGLAADRLLGTAATCHGHGCATRQIKVIKDCHPVPEDARLEAAATAFELARAATADDLVPGA